A single genomic interval of Hydrogenimonas thermophila harbors:
- a CDS encoding DsrE/DsrF/TusD sulfur relay family protein — protein MKVLIVFNHQPYDGSDVTWNGLRLAKRLKEKGSEVKIFLMNDSVDLAREATVKPDFYDTDLVAMLKELYENGVELKVCGTCQARCGLNKNQPYFDEKIKGTMDELANWVVECDKVLTF, from the coding sequence ATGAAGGTTCTAATAGTATTTAACCATCAGCCATATGATGGTAGCGATGTGACGTGGAATGGGTTAAGATTGGCAAAGAGATTGAAAGAGAAGGGTTCTGAAGTAAAAATTTTTCTAATGAATGATAGTGTCGATTTGGCTAGAGAAGCTACAGTAAAACCAGATTTTTACGATACAGATTTAGTTGCAATGTTAAAAGAGTTGTATGAAAATGGTGTAGAGTTGAAAGTGTGCGGTACTTGTCAAGCAAGGTGTGGATTAAACAAAAATCAGCCATATTTTGATGAGAAGATCAAAGGTACAATGGATGAGTTGGCAAATTGG